In Spinacia oleracea cultivar Varoflay chromosome 5, BTI_SOV_V1, whole genome shotgun sequence, a single window of DNA contains:
- the LOC110782953 gene encoding myosin-binding protein 2: MAPNKFATMLHRRTNKITRVLIYAFLEWTLIFLLLLNSLFSYFILKFALYFGLKPPCFLCSRLDHFLDSHRKPTFSSYSDIICEQHAAEISKIGYCSNHRKLVESHNMCESCSSSSSSSSSDDSEVCKWMTDIGTVKANDDDVTKKCSCCDGVLIKINPISKVSSSEFVIKERELLGGCFSDQNVQIGSDQSDDHHQPKFGYQILDDGAEEDEDEEDDNVAFQPEKEPLLDNNNTTNEKDGESEEIISVTTQNLCPDMLAQHLEFYIDHDDYRLIPVEFLNDDSIKLLESKIEEDKKEASSGFSREFELVFEGNEFDLPGCEVTTSKDLPSIQEEEETEVENLQTHKDEEKMVVFEGTEFLAAGCETESLQNPKDDEQMDKFELVFEGNELVSGFELENILELPKDEEKVDKFELVFEGNELVADSVCENSEISKGEDSENFELVFEGDELVAGFESENIQLPKEEEKIDKFELVFEGGNVLVADSVCENSEISKGEDSENFEQIFEGDEQLVSECDIINENSPKEEEETAIEKLQVREDEEEQEDSLILQPLQEQGKDRELDISATVESPPTSSVYEEDNSSNWKTDETDTDEKGQNPTEKLLFQEYEANLASLMRSYETETEENQNSTDELLTVVDESSTPCKQENHTSTDNVVSNDAEISERSLNSNVNMCNNEVEEERVSDAPTSSEHDAEISERSLNSNEVEEDRVFDAPTSSETLHNKLLLLERRESATEESLDGMSEQGSAGETMEKLKLDLLSERKTLRTLYKELEEERNASAIAANQTMAMITRIQEEKATMQMEALQYQRMMEEQSEYDQEALQMMNELVVKREKEKVELEKELEVYRKKVMEYEERERLRIMCRRRSRNSSASCSYGEESDEQSIDLNHEVKEQEEDVCVGVSPKSQAENGHLDTPTDAVVCLQDSLSGFEDERQAILEQLKVLEEKLFTLAEEEEEHYENMKPFEQFYEENGKDFDSNNGVDSNGFIHHHHNQDRRNDSMPKKLLLPLFDAADQLSDSPNGELNGNEEDEFHLTKFELEKKRFAVEEEVDHVYERLQALEADREFLKHCIGSLRKGDKGLDLLQEILQHLRDLKNVEVQAMKNTDQNTDQCASV, from the exons ATGGCACCCAACAAATTTGCAACCATGTTACATAGAAGAACAAACAAAATCACTAGAGTTCTTATCTATGCTTTTCTTGAATGGACTTTAATCTTTCTCCTTCTCTTAAACTCTCTATTCTCTTACTTTATACTTAAATTCGCGCTATATTTCGGCCTTAAACCCCCTTGTTTCTTATGTTCAAGGCTTGATCATTTCTTAGACTCTCACAGGAAACCAACCTTTTCTTCCTACTCAGATATCATCTGTGAACAACATGCTGCTGAGATATCTAAAATTGGGTACTGCTCTAATCATCGAAAACTCGTGGAATCGCATAATATGTGTGAAAGttgttcatcttcatcttcttcttcatcatcagATGATTCTGAGGTCTGTAAATGGATGACAGATATTGGTACAGTTAAAGCTAATGATGATGATGTTACAAAAAAGTGTTCTTGTTGTGATGGTGTGCTGATCAAAATCAACCCAATTAGCAAAGTTTCATCCTCAGAATTTGTCATCAAAGAAAGGGAATTGTTGGGTGGTTGTTTTTCAGATCAAAATGTGCAGATAGGTTCTGATCAGTCTGATGATCATCATCAACCCAAATTCGGGTATCAAATTCTGGATGACGGTGCcgaagaagatgaagatgaagaagacgACAACGTAGCTTTCCAACCAGAAAAGGAACCTCTCcttgataataataatactactaATGAAAAAGATGGTGAGAGTGAGGAAATTATCAGTGTTACAACTCAAAATCTATGCCCTGATATGCTGGCACAGCATCTTGAGTTTTATATTGATCATGATGATTATAGATTAATTccagttgagtttttgaatgATGATTCAATCAAACTTCTTGAGAGTAAAATTGAGGAAGATAAGAAAGAAGCTTCATCAGGGTTTTCCAGGGAATTCGAGCTGGTTTTCGAGGGAAATGAGTTTGATCTTCCTGGTTGTGAGGTTACTACTTCTAAGGATTTGCCTAGTATACAGGAAGAAGAGGAAACTGAGGTTGAGAATTTACAAACTCACAAAGATGAAGAAAAGATGGTAGTTTTTGAGGGTACTGAATTTCTTGCTGCAGGTTGTGAGACTGAGAGTTTACAAAATCCTAAAGATGACGAACAGATGGACAAATTTGAGCTTGTTTTTGAAGGAAATGAACTCGTTTCTGGTTTCGAGTTAGAGAATATACTAGAATTACCTAAAGATGAGGAAAAAGTGGATAAATTTGAGTTGGTTTTTGAAGGAAATGAGCTTGTTGCTGATTCTGTCTGTGAGAATTCAGAGATTTCCAAAGGTGAGGATTCAGAAAACTTTGAGCTGGTTTTTGAAGGAGATGAACTCGTTGCTGGTTTCGAGTCAGAGAATATACAATTACCTAAAGAAGAGGAAAAGATAGACAAATTTGAGTTGGTTTTTGAAGGAGGAAATGTGCTTGTTGCTGATTCTGTTTGTGAGAATTCAGAGATTTCAAAAGGTGAAGATTCAGAAAACTTTGAGCAGATTTTTGAAGGAGATGAACAACTTGTTTCTGAATGTGATATCATTAATGAAAATTCACCTAAAGAAGAAGAGGAAACTGCAATTGAGAAGCTGCAAGTTCGCGAAGATGAGGAAGAACAAGAAGATTCACTCATTTTGCAACCCTTACAAGAGCAGGGAAAGGATAGAGAATTAGACATTTCAGCAACAGTTGAGTCACCTCCTACTTCTTCAG TCTATGAGGAGGATAATTCATCTAATTGGAAGACTGATGAAACTGATACTGATGAAAAGGGTCAGAATCCAACAGAGAAGCTGTTGTTCCAAGAATACGAAGCAAATCTTGCATCACTCATGAGAAGTTATGAAACTGAAACTGAAGAAAACCAGAATTCAACAGATGAGCTATTGACAGTAGTGGATGAATCCTCTACACCCTGCAAACAAGAAAATCACACTTCTACTGACAATGTAGTCTCTAATG ATGCTGAAATTAGTGAAAGAAGTCTAAATTCAAATGTGAATATGTGCAACAATGAAGTTGAGGAAGAGAGAGTTTCTGATGCACCAACATCTTCTGAACATG ATGCTGAAATTAGTGAAAGAAGTCTAAATTCTAATGAAGTTGAGGAAGATAGAGTTTTTGATGCACCAACCTCTTCTGAAACCCTACACAACAAACTGCTGCTTCTTGAGAGAAGGGAATCAGCAACGGAGGAATCACTAGACGGGATGAGTGAGCAAGGGAGTGCGGGGGAAACAATGGAAAAGCTCAAACTAGACCTACTTTCCGAGAGAAAGACACTTAGAACATTATACAAAGAACTCGAGGAGGAAAGGAATGCTTCAGCAATCGCGGCTAACCAAACAATGGCAATGATAACAAGAATCCAAGAAGAAAAAGCAACAATGCAGATGGAAGCCTTACAGTACCAAAGAATGATGGAGGAACAGTCAGAGTATGACCAGGAAGCATTGCAGATGATGAACGAGCTCGTTGTGAAGAGGGAGAAAGAGAAGGTAGAGCTTGAAAAGGAGCTTGAAGTTTACAGAAAGAAGGTGATGGAATATGAAGAAAGAGAGAGGTTGAGGATAATGTGTAGGAGAAGAAGCAGGAATTCCTCTGCTTCTTGCAGTTATGGTGAGGAAAGTGATGAACAGTCGATAGATTTGAATCACGAGGTTAAAGAACAAGAAGAAGATGTTTGTGTTGGTGTTAGTCCAAAAAGTCAAGCAGAAAATGGGCATCTAGATACACCAACAGATGCAGTTGTATGTTTACAGGACTCGTTATCTGGGTTTGAAGATGAGAGGCAGGCAATTCTAGAACAGCTCAAGGTTTTAGAGGAGAAGCTTTTTACTTTAGcagaggaagaagaggaacaTTATGAGAACATGAAACCATTTGAGCAGTTTTATGAAGAGAATGGTAAAGATTTTGACAGTAATAATGGAGTTGACAGTAACGGGTttattcatcatcatcataatcaaGATAGGAGGAATGATTCAATGCCAAAGAAGCTTCTTCTTCCACTGTTTGATGCAGCAGATCAGTTGTCAGATTCCCCAAACGGGGAGTTAAACGGGaatgaagaagatgaatttcATTTAACAAAGTTCGAGTTGGAAAAGAAAAGGTTTGCAGTAGAAGAAGAAGTTGATCATGTATATGAGAGACTACAAGCACTTGAAGCTGATAGGGAGTTCCTTAAACATTGTATTGGATCATTAAGGAAAGGTGACAAGGGTTTGGATCTTTTGCAAGAGATTCTGCAACATCTACGCGATTTGAAGAATGTGGAAGTTCAAGCCATGAAGAATACAGATCAGAATACAGATCAATGTGCTTCAGTGTAA
- the LOC110782937 gene encoding membrane-bound transcription factor site-2 protease homolog isoform X2, whose translation MEGRRFRRQARVRGQTILPLRSTRLSNTISCWYCDLKFCRFNEPIYQFGQKYARFLRAWFAVGVGFTLTVLFGVTMILIWESVATLCLSDGSDKITDLFSSLLIGVNPTVFGFTMSLTNVVYLVVSTLISVAVHEFGHAVAAASEGIQLEYIAIFLAVLFPGALVAFNYELLHAKPRSTALRIYCAGIWHNAVFCAACGLLLLLLPNILSPFYIHGEGPMVLGISGNSPVSGYLSPGDVIVSLDGIKIHNAQDWVEMAISLEKQTLMNSESKVMQGLLTVNRRTYCVPSSLVEKSVTVLLMSNQSTCPDEHFAFVSVPCFDSSAHSSNKEAYDIQRINNNGYCLNSADIVKLNSCGSLWTTGDSRSSCICSENELCLSPVQMSGVVWVEIMYRSPYSLQCMKLENNLTAVESSDSGDNCHKTFLFVGDVISMARSVSMTSFQPRFASPFGAYLADMLEKLFACTFQVSVALALLNSLPVYGLDGESILEASSFYVTGLSPGRRRLLLQASLFGGSIVSCLVFLRIFLIKS comes from the exons ATGGAAGGAAGACGGTTCAGACGGCAAGCAAGAGTTCGAGGTCAGACCATTTTACCTTTGCGCTCTACTCGCCTCTCCAACACCATTTCTTGCTG GTATTGCGACCTTAAGTTTTGTCGTTTCAACGAACCCATTTACCAATTTGGGCAGAAATACGCGAG ATTTTTGAGAGCTTGGTTTGCCGTGGGTGTTGGTTTTACTTTAACTGTGCTGTTTGGAGTCACCATG ATTCTTATCTGGGAATCTGTGGCTACTTTATGTCTATCTGATGGAAGCGATAAGATCACTGATCTTTTTAGCTCCTTATTAATTGGTGTTAACCCTACG GTTTTTGGCTTTACGATGTCTCTTACCAATGTTGTATATTTGGTAGTTTCCACTTTGATATCTGTAGCAGTGCATGAATTTGGACATGCTGTTGCTGCTGCAAG TGAAGGAATACAGCTGGAGTATATTGCCATATTTCTAGCTGTTCTGTTTCCAGGGGCATTGGTTGCATTTAATTACGAGTTACTGCATGCTAAGCCACGCTCTACTGCCCTTCGTATATATTGTGCTGGTATCTGGCACAATGCTGTG TTTTGTGCAGCCTGTGGATTGCTATTGCTGCTATTGCCTAATATTCTTTCTCCTTTCTACATTCACGGGGAAGGGCCGATG GTATTAGGTATCTCTGGAAACTCACCCGTGTCTGGTTACCTATCTCCTGGTGATGTCATTGTGTCATTGGATGGAATTAAGATTCACAATGCACAAGATTGGGTAGAAATGGCAATTTCTCTGGAAAAGCAGACGTTGATGAACTCTGAGTCCAAGGTTATGCAAGGATTGCTAACTGTTAATAGGAGAACTTATTGTGTCCCAAGTTCTTTGGTGGAGAAAAGTGTAACTGTTCTCTTGATGAGTAACCAGTCTACTTGTCCTGATGAACACTTTGCTTTTGTATCTGTTCCCTGTTTTGACTCAAGTGCTCATTCTTCCAACAAAGAGGCATATGATATTCAGAGAATTAATAACAATGGATACTGTCTCAATTCTGCTGATATTGTCAAGCTTAATAGTTGTGGAAGCTTGTGGACAACCGGTGATAGTAGAAGTAGCTGCATATGTTCAGAG aaTGAGCTGTGCTTGTCACCAGTTCAAATGTCTGGTGTTGTGTGGGTTGAAATCATGTATAGAAGCCCTTATTCTCTTCAGTGCATGAAACTTGAAAATAACCTGACTGCTGTGGAGAGTTCTGATTCTGGGGATAACTGTCACAAGACTTTCCTTTTTGTTGGTGATGTGATTTCCATGGCACGTTCAGTGAGTATGACATCATTTCAACCACGTTTCGCTTCCCCTTTTGGCGCATATTTAGCAGATATGTTAGAGAAGCTTTTTGCGTGCACCTTCCAAGTGTCAGTGGCATTGGCCCTCCTCAACAGCCTTCCG GTCTACGGTCTCGATGGTGAATCAATCCTGGAGGCAAGCTCTTTTTATGTAACTGGTTTGAGTCCTGGGAGGAGGAGACTATTGCTTCAAGCTTCCCTATTTGGGGGCTCCATCGTTTCTTGCCTTGTATTTTTAAGAATTTTTCTCATCAAATCTTG A
- the LOC110782937 gene encoding membrane-bound transcription factor site-2 protease homolog isoform X1: MEGRRFRRQARVRGQTILPLRSTRLSNTISCWYCDLKFCRFNEPIYQFGQKYARFLRAWFAVGVGFTLTVLFGVTMILIWESVATLCLSDGSDKITDLFSSLLIGVNPTVFGFTMSLTNVVYLVVSTLISVAVHEFGHAVAAASEGIQLEYIAIFLAVLFPGALVAFNYELLHAKPRSTALRIYCAGIWHNAVFCAACGLLLLLLPNILSPFYIHGEGPMVLGISGNSPVSGYLSPGDVIVSLDGIKIHNAQDWVEMAISLEKQTLMNSESKVMQGLLTVNRRTYCVPSSLVEKSVTVLLMSNQSTCPDEHFAFVSVPCFDSSAHSSNKEAYDIQRINNNGYCLNSADIVKLNSCGSLWTTGDSRSSCICSENELCLSPVQMSGVVWVEIMYRSPYSLQCMKLENNLTAVESSDSGDNCHKTFLFVGDVISMARSVSMTSFQPRFASPFGAYLADMLEKLFACTFQVSVALALLNSLPVYGLDGESILEASSFYVTGLSPGRRRLLLQASLFGGSIVSCLVFLRIFLIKSWEDEVILGGMKSS, from the exons ATGGAAGGAAGACGGTTCAGACGGCAAGCAAGAGTTCGAGGTCAGACCATTTTACCTTTGCGCTCTACTCGCCTCTCCAACACCATTTCTTGCTG GTATTGCGACCTTAAGTTTTGTCGTTTCAACGAACCCATTTACCAATTTGGGCAGAAATACGCGAG ATTTTTGAGAGCTTGGTTTGCCGTGGGTGTTGGTTTTACTTTAACTGTGCTGTTTGGAGTCACCATG ATTCTTATCTGGGAATCTGTGGCTACTTTATGTCTATCTGATGGAAGCGATAAGATCACTGATCTTTTTAGCTCCTTATTAATTGGTGTTAACCCTACG GTTTTTGGCTTTACGATGTCTCTTACCAATGTTGTATATTTGGTAGTTTCCACTTTGATATCTGTAGCAGTGCATGAATTTGGACATGCTGTTGCTGCTGCAAG TGAAGGAATACAGCTGGAGTATATTGCCATATTTCTAGCTGTTCTGTTTCCAGGGGCATTGGTTGCATTTAATTACGAGTTACTGCATGCTAAGCCACGCTCTACTGCCCTTCGTATATATTGTGCTGGTATCTGGCACAATGCTGTG TTTTGTGCAGCCTGTGGATTGCTATTGCTGCTATTGCCTAATATTCTTTCTCCTTTCTACATTCACGGGGAAGGGCCGATG GTATTAGGTATCTCTGGAAACTCACCCGTGTCTGGTTACCTATCTCCTGGTGATGTCATTGTGTCATTGGATGGAATTAAGATTCACAATGCACAAGATTGGGTAGAAATGGCAATTTCTCTGGAAAAGCAGACGTTGATGAACTCTGAGTCCAAGGTTATGCAAGGATTGCTAACTGTTAATAGGAGAACTTATTGTGTCCCAAGTTCTTTGGTGGAGAAAAGTGTAACTGTTCTCTTGATGAGTAACCAGTCTACTTGTCCTGATGAACACTTTGCTTTTGTATCTGTTCCCTGTTTTGACTCAAGTGCTCATTCTTCCAACAAAGAGGCATATGATATTCAGAGAATTAATAACAATGGATACTGTCTCAATTCTGCTGATATTGTCAAGCTTAATAGTTGTGGAAGCTTGTGGACAACCGGTGATAGTAGAAGTAGCTGCATATGTTCAGAG aaTGAGCTGTGCTTGTCACCAGTTCAAATGTCTGGTGTTGTGTGGGTTGAAATCATGTATAGAAGCCCTTATTCTCTTCAGTGCATGAAACTTGAAAATAACCTGACTGCTGTGGAGAGTTCTGATTCTGGGGATAACTGTCACAAGACTTTCCTTTTTGTTGGTGATGTGATTTCCATGGCACGTTCAGTGAGTATGACATCATTTCAACCACGTTTCGCTTCCCCTTTTGGCGCATATTTAGCAGATATGTTAGAGAAGCTTTTTGCGTGCACCTTCCAAGTGTCAGTGGCATTGGCCCTCCTCAACAGCCTTCCG GTCTACGGTCTCGATGGTGAATCAATCCTGGAGGCAAGCTCTTTTTATGTAACTGGTTTGAGTCCTGGGAGGAGGAGACTATTGCTTCAAGCTTCCCTATTTGGGGGCTCCATCGTTTCTTGCCTTGTATTTTTAAGAATTTTTCTCATCAAATCTTG GGAAGATGAGGTAATTCTTGGTGGGATGAAGTCTTCATAG